One Candidatus Ornithobacterium hominis genomic region harbors:
- a CDS encoding cytochrome-c peroxidase, with translation MKKVIEYLIFSFTIIIMSSCNNDRVEMPVDYKNEEIPLNFPKEFPQANYFFAENKPTKYGVQLGKKLFNDKRLSEDNTISCSSCHLKSNAFADNNKQAIGINNRVGMRNVPPIQNMAFMKYYNWDGNKLDLAEQVIVPIITHEEMNSSILNVIEKIQNDKEYIDLFLKAFGDKKITAERIFNSVAQYEYTLISANSKYDKVIRNQGEKFTENEKKGYATFQKKCAICHSTALFTDQTFRNVGFPYNPDLVEEHGRARVTGENADYMKFRVPSLRNIEYTAPYGSFGQFPTLKDVLDYFDKGVLDAENLDPILKENNNRIPLTEEEKNNLISFMKTLSDEEFVKP, from the coding sequence ATGAAAAAAGTAATAGAATATCTAATTTTTTCTTTTACAATTATAATAATGTCTTCTTGCAATAATGATAGGGTGGAAATGCCTGTTGATTATAAAAATGAAGAAATTCCATTGAATTTCCCAAAAGAATTCCCTCAAGCAAACTATTTCTTTGCAGAAAATAAACCCACAAAGTACGGGGTTCAGCTAGGGAAAAAATTATTTAATGACAAAAGATTAAGCGAAGATAATACTATATCATGCAGCTCTTGCCATCTAAAATCAAACGCCTTTGCAGATAATAATAAACAAGCTATAGGAATAAATAATCGTGTAGGAATGCGAAATGTACCACCGATTCAGAACATGGCTTTCATGAAATATTATAACTGGGATGGGAATAAGCTAGATCTGGCTGAACAAGTAATAGTTCCTATCATCACACACGAAGAAATGAATTCTTCTATCCTAAACGTCATAGAAAAAATTCAAAATGATAAAGAATATATAGACCTATTTTTAAAAGCCTTTGGAGATAAAAAAATTACAGCAGAGCGTATTTTCAATAGCGTGGCACAGTATGAATATACCTTGATTTCCGCTAATAGTAAATACGATAAAGTCATTAGAAACCAAGGTGAAAAATTTACGGAAAACGAAAAAAAAGGCTATGCAACCTTTCAAAAAAAATGTGCCATTTGCCATAGTACCGCTCTATTCACAGACCAAACATTCAGAAATGTGGGCTTCCCCTATAATCCTGATTTAGTGGAAGAACACGGCCGAGCTAGAGTGACAGGAGAAAATGCAGATTACATGAAATTTCGAGTGCCATCACTTAGAAATATTGAATACACGGCACCTTATGGAAGTTTTGGGCAATTTCCCACGCTGAAAGACGTTTTAGATTACTTTGATAAAGGCGTATTGGACGCCGAAAATCTAGATCCTATTTTAAAAGAAAATAACAACAGAATTCCACTCACAGAGGAAGAGAAAAACAATCTCATTTCATTTATGAAGACCTTGAGTGATGAAGAATTTGTAAAGCCTTAA
- a CDS encoding MbnP family protein, with the protein MFSCDGESIPVVNDVNLEFTNTFADKAIVLGDANSAAATKHTSQQGQVHHFQELKYVVSNIRLVTSEGKELPYHINDLDKGATVIDQAKPYSLTYTLSNIPASEYKQIKFGLGIKSELNTLDQTRFPKFYEAAGANDTKMHWEWGTGYRFTKIEGFYDVDNKTLSVHTGSTVKGKKDEPESYKQGVDAYRDITLDLPKNVVVGHKSPTIIIKADFDKLLSGDTKITLASEGRDPNATPSIHTANNMKVFVDNLGGDSKENKGMFSIIGVK; encoded by the coding sequence TTGTTTTCCTGTGATGGGGAGTCGATTCCTGTTGTGAACGATGTGAATTTAGAATTTACAAACACTTTCGCAGACAAGGCAATTGTGCTAGGTGATGCAAATTCTGCAGCAGCAACTAAGCATACCTCTCAACAAGGTCAAGTCCATCATTTTCAGGAGCTTAAGTATGTTGTTAGTAATATTCGTTTGGTAACATCTGAAGGAAAAGAACTTCCTTATCATATCAATGATTTGGATAAAGGAGCTACGGTTATAGACCAAGCTAAACCATACTCTCTAACTTACACCCTAAGTAATATTCCAGCTAGTGAGTATAAACAAATTAAATTTGGCTTAGGAATAAAATCAGAATTAAATACATTAGACCAAACTAGATTCCCGAAATTCTATGAAGCAGCAGGTGCTAATGATACCAAAATGCACTGGGAATGGGGGACAGGATACCGTTTTACAAAAATAGAGGGCTTCTATGATGTTGATAATAAAACATTATCTGTGCACACTGGCAGCACTGTGAAAGGGAAAAAAGACGAACCAGAAAGCTATAAGCAAGGAGTCGATGCATATAGAGATATAACATTGGATTTGCCTAAAAACGTAGTAGTAGGTCATAAATCACCGACCATTATCATCAAAGCAGATTTTGACAAATTATTAAGCGGGGACACTAAAATCACTCTAGCTAGCGAAGGGAGAGATCCTAATGCTACACCAAGTATTCATACAGCTAATAATATGAAAGTATTTGTGGATAACTTAGGAGGTGATAGCAAAGAAAATAAAGGAATGTTTTCTATAATAGGGGTTAAATAA
- a CDS encoding TonB-dependent receptor domain-containing protein → MRRRKLLILFLFAGTSMFAQQAELQVDSLKNVELKTIEVFGEAKRNIETEMKMAVSVDEFLASSEQISFIKRGAYAWEPLLNNMSTERSTITIDGMHVFGACTDKMDPVTSYVESNNLAGIDIKSGQEGGLHGSTVAGNIELKRKQSRFTTAQNGFKGSYQTGFELNNKQFFNLGNVSFSNEKWVADASISYRQAGNYFDGNQKEIKHSQFKKFNTSLGVAYKTSELSSVRLDGIFDMAKDVGFPALPMDLWLSRGLITSVSYKQLFEKSWIRLWDTKLYFNTMEHYMDDTTRPENLVHMDMPGWSTTYGLLSKINLKNNDYSSEIQLNAYKNSSIAEMRMYPQDRSKRTMFAYTWPWVTTSYAGISMNNAWDISRNHQVNFGGSLGLNHHYAKYPDFNWIFYPGASQEKNRILPSLFLSYHSDYKPIKFSLGSGYGHRAPSVSEAYGYYIYNSFDRYDYIGNPDLKNEISYEINASAEISGERFSLTAQANYFYIQNYIIGKILNLGSPMNYQSVGVKAYTSLDYATIFNLSLKARYDVLKHLHWNGILTYARGKDNQSGNLPFIRPLNYQTSLQAHLGNFGIQTSLNGDFKQRNFSPFYGEDSTPAYMIWNLSADYNWRFNQYKVTLQVGAENLLNEYYSTYADWGNIPRMGRNLFTSVKFNF, encoded by the coding sequence ATGAGAAGGAGAAAACTGCTGATATTATTTCTTTTCGCTGGGACTTCAATGTTTGCTCAACAGGCTGAACTTCAAGTGGATAGCCTGAAGAATGTTGAGTTAAAAACCATTGAGGTTTTTGGGGAAGCTAAGAGAAATATTGAAACAGAAATGAAAATGGCGGTTTCTGTTGATGAGTTTTTAGCGTCATCAGAGCAGATTAGTTTCATCAAGCGAGGAGCATATGCGTGGGAACCTTTGTTGAATAACATGAGCACGGAACGTTCTACGATAACGATTGACGGGATGCATGTTTTTGGTGCTTGTACAGATAAAATGGATCCTGTGACGTCATATGTTGAGAGCAATAATCTTGCTGGGATTGATATAAAATCAGGGCAAGAGGGCGGATTGCATGGTTCCACGGTTGCTGGTAATATTGAGTTGAAAAGAAAACAATCTAGATTTACAACAGCACAGAATGGCTTCAAAGGCTCTTACCAAACAGGTTTTGAGCTAAATAATAAGCAGTTCTTCAATTTAGGAAATGTTTCGTTTTCCAATGAAAAATGGGTGGCAGATGCGAGTATTTCTTATCGGCAAGCAGGAAACTATTTTGATGGAAATCAAAAAGAAATCAAACATTCTCAGTTCAAAAAATTCAATACCTCGTTGGGTGTGGCTTACAAAACTAGCGAATTGTCTTCGGTGAGATTAGATGGAATTTTTGATATGGCAAAAGATGTTGGTTTTCCTGCTTTGCCTATGGATTTATGGCTTTCTAGGGGGCTTATTACATCGGTTTCTTACAAGCAATTGTTTGAGAAAAGTTGGATTCGATTGTGGGATACAAAGCTGTATTTCAATACGATGGAACATTATATGGATGATACAACTCGCCCAGAAAATTTGGTGCATATGGATATGCCTGGCTGGAGTACAACTTATGGGTTATTGTCTAAAATTAATTTGAAAAATAATGATTATTCATCTGAAATTCAATTGAATGCATATAAAAATTCATCTATTGCAGAGATGCGAATGTACCCGCAAGATAGAAGCAAAAGAACCATGTTTGCTTATACTTGGCCTTGGGTAACTACCAGCTATGCAGGAATTTCTATGAATAATGCTTGGGATATTTCAAGAAATCACCAAGTGAATTTTGGAGGTTCCTTGGGTTTAAATCATCATTATGCCAAATACCCCGATTTTAATTGGATTTTTTATCCAGGGGCATCACAAGAAAAAAACAGAATTTTGCCGAGTTTGTTTTTGAGTTATCATTCAGATTACAAACCGATTAAATTCTCTTTAGGTAGCGGATATGGGCATAGAGCTCCCTCGGTATCAGAAGCTTATGGATATTACATCTACAACAGTTTTGATAGATATGATTATATAGGAAATCCTGATTTGAAGAACGAGATTTCTTATGAAATTAATGCAAGTGCGGAGATTAGCGGAGAGAGGTTTAGTCTTACAGCTCAGGCAAATTATTTCTATATTCAAAATTATATTATTGGCAAAATATTAAATCTGGGAAGTCCTATGAATTATCAATCTGTAGGCGTAAAAGCTTATACATCATTAGATTACGCTACGATTTTTAATCTTTCTTTAAAGGCTAGATATGATGTTTTAAAGCATTTACACTGGAATGGGATCTTGACTTACGCTAGAGGTAAAGATAACCAATCTGGAAATCTTCCGTTCATCAGGCCGCTCAATTATCAAACCTCATTGCAAGCGCATTTAGGAAATTTTGGTATACAAACCAGTTTAAATGGTGATTTTAAACAAAGAAATTTTAGCCCCTTCTATGGTGAAGATTCAACTCCAGCTTATATGATCTGGAATTTATCTGCTGACTATAATTGGAGGTTCAATCAGTACAAGGTGACCTTGCAAGTGGGGGCAGAAAACTTGCTGAATGAGTATTATAGCACGTATGCAGATTGGGGGAATATTCCAAGAATGGGTCGAAATTTGTTCACCTCAGTTAAATTTAACTTTTAA
- the uvrC gene encoding excinuclease ABC subunit UvrC: MNQSLQLKLQTLPNKPGVYQYLDKTGKVIYVGKAKNLKKRVNSYFNKTHEIARTRMLVKRIEDVRVIVVNTEFDALLLENNLIKKYQPRYNVMLKDDKSYPWICIKKERFPRIIYTRTIIRDGSEYFGPYASPKIAKILLSLFREIYFFRTCHYDLSEGKIQEGKYKVCLEYHLDNCLGPCEALQTEADYMSMIENARQILKGNFQEAKHYLKEKMVGFAKDLDFERAQKIKEKLEALEKYQAKSQVVHPSITNVDVYSIISDESYAYVNFFNIVNGAIIRSHTSEIKKKLDESNADILEEAIIELRERFPSTAKEIYLPFEVDFEIPQTKISVPLIGDKKRIVELSERNAKYYRIEKLKQTKIVDPERHTKRIMGQMKKDLHLPQEPYHIEGFDNSNIQGTSPASSCVVFRGGKPSKREYRKFNVKSVEGPNDFASMEEVVYRRYKRMLDEGETLPQLIVIDGGKGQLSSAVKSLDRLGIRGQVSILGIAKRLEEIFFPDDSIPLYLDKSSETLKVLQHVRNESHRFGLAHHRTRRSNSGFKSELEEIPGVGAKTIQNLLKKFKSIKRIKAASLEELESVVGLHRAEKLLKYFEENERGIDASKN, encoded by the coding sequence TTGAATCAATCGCTACAACTGAAACTCCAAACTTTACCCAATAAACCTGGTGTTTATCAATATTTAGATAAAACTGGGAAGGTTATTTATGTAGGGAAGGCGAAAAATCTAAAAAAACGAGTCAATTCTTATTTTAACAAAACGCATGAGATCGCACGCACAAGAATGCTGGTAAAGCGGATTGAAGACGTCAGAGTAATTGTAGTCAATACTGAATTTGATGCGCTTTTGCTAGAAAATAATTTGATAAAAAAATACCAGCCACGCTACAATGTGATGCTGAAAGATGATAAATCTTATCCGTGGATTTGCATCAAAAAAGAACGTTTCCCTCGTATTATTTACACAAGAACTATTATTCGAGATGGGTCAGAGTATTTTGGGCCTTATGCCAGCCCAAAGATTGCTAAAATTCTTTTGTCGCTATTTCGGGAAATTTATTTTTTCAGAACCTGCCACTATGATTTGTCTGAAGGGAAAATTCAAGAGGGGAAATATAAAGTTTGCTTAGAATATCATTTAGATAATTGCTTGGGGCCGTGTGAGGCTTTGCAAACGGAAGCAGATTATATGAGTATGATTGAGAATGCACGGCAGATTCTGAAAGGGAACTTCCAAGAAGCGAAGCATTATCTGAAAGAGAAGATGGTAGGTTTTGCTAAGGATTTAGACTTCGAGCGGGCACAAAAGATTAAAGAAAAATTAGAAGCCCTAGAAAAATATCAAGCCAAATCGCAGGTAGTTCACCCATCGATTACCAATGTTGATGTGTATTCCATCATTTCTGATGAAAGCTATGCTTATGTGAATTTTTTCAATATTGTAAATGGAGCAATTATCCGCAGTCACACTTCTGAAATCAAAAAGAAATTAGACGAGAGCAATGCCGATATTTTAGAGGAAGCCATTATTGAGCTGCGCGAGCGATTTCCGTCTACAGCAAAGGAAATTTATTTGCCCTTTGAGGTAGATTTTGAGATTCCACAGACTAAAATTAGCGTCCCACTTATTGGGGATAAAAAACGCATCGTTGAACTCTCTGAGCGTAATGCGAAATATTATCGTATAGAAAAATTAAAACAGACCAAAATCGTTGACCCTGAGCGTCATACCAAACGGATTATGGGGCAAATGAAAAAAGATTTACACTTACCGCAAGAGCCATATCATATTGAAGGTTTTGATAATTCCAATATTCAGGGGACTAGCCCGGCAAGTTCTTGCGTAGTGTTCCGAGGTGGGAAGCCCAGCAAAAGAGAGTATAGAAAATTCAATGTGAAAAGTGTAGAGGGGCCCAACGATTTTGCGAGTATGGAAGAAGTCGTGTACCGTCGCTACAAAAGAATGCTAGATGAAGGCGAAACACTGCCCCAACTGATTGTGATTGATGGAGGGAAAGGGCAACTGAGTTCTGCAGTAAAAAGTTTAGACCGCTTGGGCATTCGTGGGCAAGTGTCTATCTTAGGAATAGCAAAGCGGTTAGAAGAAATTTTCTTCCCAGATGATAGCATTCCGCTGTATTTAGATAAGAGCTCGGAGACGCTGAAGGTTTTGCAGCACGTTCGTAATGAGTCACATCGTTTTGGCTTAGCACACCACCGAACACGGCGCTCCAATAGTGGTTTCAAATCTGAGCTGGAAGAAATTCCTGGCGTTGGAGCTAAAACAATTCAAAACCTTTTGAAGAAGTTTAAATCCATCAAGCGAATCAAGGCAGCAAGTTTAGAAGAATTAGAATCTGTGGTTGGGCTGCACCGTGCCGAGAAGCTTTTGAAATATTTTGAAGAAAATGAACGGGGAATAGATGCGAGCAAAAATTAA
- a CDS encoding UvrD-helicase domain-containing protein: MELNSPLKIYNASAGSGKTYTLVKELLRYILSSSQPRRFQHVLAVTFTNKAAQEMKSRILKELSTLAQKPSESNYYQEFLKALEISEENLQQRAKKTLQEIIHHYSLFNVSTIDTFNLRLMRSFAKDMGLSYNFDVEMEAAPIIDEATHLLFSNLEVGDELSAIITEMALNNMQKDRSWDVSYELAEDAKKSFEDEFRAELEKFHQKGIQYLENFRQKKQKEQFEIQHEIKNLAQQAIYEINENGIPPEAFFQSNRGVYGFFKENTEGKIKKSNNYVLNFFEERKLTSSKTSDSDCQKIEEIFEGLKNIYEKIIEKIARHEILQLILKKLNALILLSELSGYIHHIQQEGNFLMISDFNKTISQHLQQQPAHFIYEKLGIRYDKFFIDEFQDTSRIQWNNLFPLLEDALAQNHEVALVGDPKQAIYRFRGGDVNLMLDLLRHKIYPAQLFHLDTNYRSAENVIEFTNHFFSWVAPQLPEPDFEKIYIEGNQQKVNHRKGGYVRIEICDSKAMGLKSKEAQLKQILLQIQRILANDYPLSSIAILCRWKSEAILVSEFLKAKEIPVISNESLLLRESAVIQLLQTFFRFYNEPQKPELRFEFLRQLKKLNFFSEEEFAPFVFENKEKNTIEFFKALEKIGLQLDLNFIQNLSLFDLTEYLIQKFQLENQERTYLIRYLDEILKFQQKQNGDLSDWLRHFQSLEHKLSVNLPEGNDAVLVMTIHKSKGLEFPIVILPFCDWEMKIDGIWVDLENEDVERIYVEAAKDTTNLPPQMQAAYEDEVNHTILDEVNVFYVATTRAEQQLYLFGPAVEKSKKWLYKLLLNYVKQFGEGNIYEKGIFKALEKKEKKESAEGELKFMDLNYRADAWQNKILISTEHADLESERNVSRITGKQIHLILERIPHSAASMQVLEKLELEGVITAEQTKEFQVYLDQVFHHPKLEKFFKPLENLNERDFVALDGEIFRPDRLVKIQENQWVLIDYKTGAKNARYGEQLNFYAKALNELGFLVVQKFLVYLHERVEVEEIV, translated from the coding sequence ATGGAATTAAACTCTCCTCTGAAGATTTACAACGCCTCCGCTGGCTCAGGAAAAACCTATACCTTGGTGAAGGAATTGTTGCGGTACATTCTGTCGAGCAGTCAACCACGGAGATTTCAGCACGTTTTGGCGGTGACTTTTACCAACAAAGCTGCACAAGAAATGAAATCCCGAATTTTGAAAGAACTGTCAACTTTAGCCCAAAAACCAAGTGAAAGTAATTATTACCAAGAATTTTTAAAGGCTTTAGAAATTTCAGAAGAAAATCTACAGCAACGCGCCAAGAAGACTTTGCAAGAAATCATCCATCACTATTCACTGTTCAATGTCAGTACGATAGACACATTCAATCTCCGTTTGATGCGTTCATTTGCCAAAGATATGGGCTTATCTTACAATTTTGATGTAGAAATGGAGGCCGCCCCAATCATCGACGAAGCAACTCATTTGCTATTTTCTAATCTAGAAGTGGGCGACGAATTAAGTGCCATTATCACAGAAATGGCACTCAATAATATGCAAAAAGACCGTTCTTGGGATGTTTCTTATGAGCTCGCCGAAGATGCTAAGAAATCCTTCGAAGATGAATTCCGAGCAGAATTAGAGAAGTTCCATCAAAAGGGAATTCAGTATTTAGAGAATTTCAGGCAAAAAAAACAAAAAGAGCAATTTGAAATTCAGCATGAAATAAAAAACCTTGCTCAGCAAGCCATCTATGAAATTAATGAAAATGGGATCCCCCCAGAAGCATTTTTCCAATCAAACAGAGGCGTCTACGGATTTTTTAAAGAAAATACTGAGGGGAAAATCAAAAAGTCTAATAACTATGTGCTGAATTTTTTTGAAGAAAGAAAATTAACTTCTAGCAAAACTTCAGATTCTGATTGCCAAAAAATTGAAGAGATTTTTGAAGGCTTAAAAAATATTTATGAAAAAATCATAGAAAAAATAGCTCGGCATGAAATCCTTCAATTAATTCTAAAGAAACTGAACGCCTTAATTTTGCTCAGTGAGCTCAGCGGCTACATTCACCACATTCAGCAGGAGGGTAACTTTTTGATGATTTCAGATTTCAATAAAACCATCAGTCAACATCTTCAGCAGCAGCCAGCACATTTTATTTACGAAAAGCTAGGGATAAGGTATGATAAGTTTTTCATCGATGAATTTCAAGACACATCACGCATTCAGTGGAACAATCTTTTCCCACTGCTAGAGGATGCTTTGGCACAAAATCATGAAGTTGCATTGGTGGGCGACCCCAAGCAAGCGATTTATCGCTTCCGCGGCGGCGATGTGAATTTGATGCTAGATTTGCTGCGTCATAAAATTTACCCAGCACAACTTTTTCACCTAGACACCAATTACAGAAGTGCTGAGAACGTAATTGAGTTTACCAATCATTTTTTTAGCTGGGTAGCTCCTCAATTGCCTGAGCCAGATTTTGAGAAAATTTATATCGAAGGGAATCAGCAAAAAGTCAATCACCGAAAGGGCGGCTATGTGCGGATAGAAATTTGCGACTCTAAGGCAATGGGATTGAAGAGTAAAGAAGCACAATTGAAGCAGATTTTGCTGCAAATTCAGCGAATCTTAGCCAATGATTACCCGTTGAGCTCGATTGCGATTCTTTGCCGATGGAAAAGCGAAGCAATCTTGGTGAGTGAGTTTCTAAAAGCAAAAGAAATCCCCGTGATTTCCAATGAATCTCTGCTGCTCAGAGAATCAGCTGTGATTCAACTGTTGCAAACTTTTTTTAGATTTTATAATGAACCGCAAAAGCCAGAGCTTCGATTTGAATTTCTACGTCAACTTAAGAAATTAAACTTTTTCTCTGAAGAGGAATTTGCTCCTTTTGTCTTCGAAAACAAAGAGAAAAATACGATAGAATTTTTTAAAGCTTTAGAAAAAATAGGTTTACAATTAGATTTAAATTTCATTCAGAATTTAAGCTTATTTGATTTGACTGAGTATTTAATTCAGAAATTCCAATTAGAGAATCAAGAAAGAACCTATTTAATTCGCTATTTAGACGAGATTTTGAAATTCCAGCAGAAACAAAACGGAGATTTAAGCGATTGGCTGCGGCACTTTCAGAGTTTAGAACATAAACTCAGCGTCAATCTGCCCGAGGGGAATGATGCAGTTTTGGTAATGACAATTCATAAATCTAAAGGTTTGGAATTCCCGATTGTGATTTTGCCTTTCTGCGACTGGGAAATGAAGATTGACGGCATTTGGGTGGATTTAGAAAATGAAGACGTAGAGCGCATTTATGTAGAAGCGGCAAAAGATACTACGAATTTACCACCGCAGATGCAGGCTGCTTATGAAGATGAGGTGAATCATACAATTTTAGATGAAGTCAATGTCTTCTATGTGGCAACCACGCGGGCAGAGCAGCAACTTTACCTGTTTGGGCCAGCCGTGGAGAAGTCAAAAAAATGGTTGTACAAGCTTCTCCTCAATTACGTGAAGCAATTTGGCGAAGGGAACATTTATGAGAAAGGAATTTTTAAAGCTTTAGAAAAAAAAGAGAAAAAAGAATCAGCAGAAGGGGAGCTGAAATTCATGGACTTAAATTACCGTGCAGATGCATGGCAAAATAAAATCCTAATCAGTACAGAGCATGCGGATTTAGAGAGTGAAAGGAATGTGTCTCGCATTACTGGCAAGCAAATTCATTTGATTTTGGAGCGGATTCCGCACAGTGCGGCCTCTATGCAGGTTTTAGAGAAATTGGAATTAGAGGGAGTCATTACAGCGGAACAAACGAAGGAATTTCAAGTTTATCTTGATCAAGTTTTTCATCATCCGAAATTGGAGAAATTTTTTAAGCCTTTAGAAAATTTAAACGAAAGGGATTTTGTGGCTTTAGATGGTGAGATTTTCCGCCCAGATAGGTTGGTGAAAATTCAAGAAAACCAATGGGTTTTAATTGATTATAAGACTGGGGCGAAAAACGCTCGCTACGGAGAGCAGTTGAATTTCTATGCTAAAGCATTGAATGAATTGGGTTTTCTGGTGGTGCAAAAATTCTTGGTTTACTTGCACGAGAGGGTGGAGGTGGAAGAAATTGTTTAA
- a CDS encoding ribose-phosphate pyrophosphokinase, with translation MDQRALLFSTRQSKALAEEIAISYGQSLGKIVFQEFSDGEYQPSFEQSIRGARVFLIGSTFMPDINLMEMLLMCDAAKRASAKNVTAVIPYFGYARQDRKDKPRVPIGAKLVANLLSAAGATRIMTMDLHADQIQGFFEIPVDHIYASTILVDYVQNLNLDNLMIASPDMGGAKRANAYANHLNSDIVICYKERKKANKIERMMLIGDVKDKNVILVDDMVDTAGTITKAANLMMEKGAKSVRAMATHAVLSGQAYERIQESALEELVVTDTIPLKRNDVDKIKVVSCAPLFAEVMHLVHNKESISNKFVI, from the coding sequence ATGGATCAAAGAGCACTCCTGTTTTCGACCCGTCAAAGTAAGGCTTTGGCAGAAGAAATTGCAATATCTTACGGGCAATCTTTAGGGAAAATCGTATTTCAAGAATTTAGTGACGGAGAATATCAACCTTCTTTTGAGCAAAGCATCAGAGGCGCACGTGTTTTCTTGATTGGCTCTACGTTTATGCCTGATATTAATTTAATGGAAATGCTCTTGATGTGCGATGCTGCCAAGAGGGCTTCTGCAAAGAATGTGACGGCGGTGATTCCCTATTTTGGCTATGCCAGGCAAGACCGAAAAGACAAACCCCGTGTGCCAATCGGGGCTAAGCTGGTGGCAAATCTACTGAGTGCTGCTGGTGCTACTCGCATCATGACTATGGATTTACATGCCGACCAGATTCAAGGTTTTTTTGAAATTCCAGTAGACCACATTTATGCTTCTACGATTTTGGTAGATTATGTTCAGAACTTAAATTTAGATAATCTAATGATTGCTTCCCCAGATATGGGGGGAGCTAAACGTGCCAATGCGTATGCCAACCATTTAAATTCTGATATCGTTATTTGCTATAAGGAACGAAAAAAAGCAAACAAAATTGAGCGAATGATGCTGATTGGTGACGTAAAAGATAAAAATGTAATTTTAGTAGATGACATGGTAGATACTGCTGGCACCATAACCAAAGCTGCAAATCTAATGATGGAAAAAGGAGCTAAAAGCGTTCGTGCTATGGCTACTCATGCAGTTTTATCTGGGCAGGCTTATGAGCGCATTCAAGAATCTGCACTAGAAGAATTAGTTGTAACAGATACAATTCCTCTAAAAAGAAATGATGTAGATAAAATTAAAGTTGTATCTTGCGCACCGTTATTTGCTGAAGTAATGCATTTGGTGCACAACAAAGAATCTATTAGCAATAAATTTGTAATTTAA
- a CDS encoding 50S ribosomal protein L25/general stress protein Ctc, giving the protein MKSLTIQGKKRESVGKTSTRALRNAERVPCVVYGGSEPIHFSANVREFKDLVYTPEAHIVNLELEGADSVNCVLQDIQFHPVTDEILHIDFYEINENKPVVMTVPVRLEGRARGVMAGGVLRFNQRNLKVKAIPSKLPDEIVVNISSMRIGHKKYIKDLRVDDFELVHPDNQVVCMIKTARTAIAIADDDEDEEDSEAAEDQATEAAEGNNDSAEETQE; this is encoded by the coding sequence ATGAAATCATTAACGATTCAAGGGAAAAAAAGAGAAAGCGTTGGAAAAACGAGTACACGTGCCCTGCGTAATGCTGAACGAGTACCTTGTGTTGTTTACGGTGGAAGCGAGCCCATCCATTTCTCTGCCAACGTGCGAGAGTTCAAGGACTTAGTCTACACCCCGGAAGCACACATTGTAAATCTTGAGCTAGAAGGTGCAGACTCTGTAAATTGTGTTTTACAAGACATTCAGTTTCATCCAGTGACTGATGAGATTTTACACATTGATTTCTATGAAATCAATGAGAATAAACCAGTTGTAATGACTGTTCCTGTAAGGCTAGAAGGTAGAGCACGTGGTGTGATGGCTGGTGGTGTATTACGATTCAACCAAAGAAACTTAAAAGTAAAAGCGATTCCGTCTAAATTGCCAGATGAAATCGTGGTGAATATTTCTTCTATGCGAATTGGCCACAAGAAATACATCAAAGATCTGCGTGTAGACGATTTTGAATTAGTACACCCAGATAACCAAGTTGTTTGTATGATTAAAACGGCTAGAACTGCTATTGCTATTGCCGATGATGATGAAGATGAAGAAGATAGCGAAGCAGCAGAAGACCAAGCAACTGAAGCCGCAGAGGGTAACAATGATTCTGCTGAAGAAACTCAGGAGTAA